One stretch of Juglans microcarpa x Juglans regia isolate MS1-56 chromosome 3D, Jm3101_v1.0, whole genome shotgun sequence DNA includes these proteins:
- the LOC121256459 gene encoding GDSL esterase/lipase At4g10955-like: MFSNNEIFHETGPKHLTAMDWKNTDYQRSVVASLVQGVYSLERDRQTNNPGRYREGNAEPWWTSFNFHLDEPLIDDKRIFGAIYKYNGKYASADSDVPEYVIAFRGTLLMPETMINDLALNVKCFLNKLEESPRFKLALNYVERFVEANGARNVWLAGHSSGSAIALLVGKKMILKMEWFPKAYLFNPPFLSFPIGLLEDEKVKKRIHFVQRVVKAGLTYFAAEPSKLRMEDHFAMLSSWTPHLFVNRADIVCAEYIAYFERKVGAGETMTLAENNSTRNLVSHVVFRKDLKDATHLLPSAHLIVNESHPNKKAADNSSYSLEAHTISQWWRPDVRCRSTLYQDRQRVLSIVD, encoded by the exons ATGTTCTCTAATAATGAAATTTTCCACGAGACAGGACCTAAACATCTCACAGCTATGGACTG GAAAAATACAGATTACCAGAGATCCGTCGTTGCCAGCTTAGTTCAAGGAGTATACTCCTTAGAAAGGGACCGCCAGACGAACAACCCTGGTAGGTATCGAGAAGGTAATGCTGAACCTTGGTGGACTTCCTTCAATTTCCACCTAGATGAACCTCTCATAGATGACAAGCGCATATTCGGTGCTATTTATAAATACAATGGCAAATACGCATCAGCTGATTCAGACGTCCCAGAATATGTTATTGCCTTCCGGGGCACACTCCTCATGCCAGAGACAATGATTAACGACCTCGCGTTAAACGTCAAATGCTTCCTTAACAAACTTGAAGAGAGCCCTCGCTTTAAACTTGCCCTGAATTATGTTGAGCGTTTTGTTGAGGCGAATGGAGCTCGAAATGTATGGTTGGCTGGACATTCTTCGGGGTCAGCTATAGCATTGCTTGTTGGAAAGAAGATGATTCTCAAGATGGAATGGTTTCCTAAAGCTTATCTTTTTAATCCTCCATTCCTATCTTTCCCCATAGGGCTGCTAGAGGACGAGAAAGTGAAGAAACGAATCCACTTTGTACAACGTGTGGTCAAGGCAGGCCTCACTTACTTTGCTGCAGAACCTAGTAAGCTTCGAATGGAGGACCATTTTGCTATGTTATCCAGCTGGACTCCTCACCTGTTTGTGAACCGAGCTGATATTGTTTGTGCAGAATATATTGCCTACTTCGAACGCAAAGTTGGAGCCGGAGAAACCATGACACTAGCAGAAAATAACAGTACGAGGAATCTAGTCAGTCATGTTGTATTTCGGAAAGATTTAAAAGATGCAACGCATCTCCTTCCTTCGGCACATCTAATTGTTAATGAGAGTCACCCAAACAAAAAAGCTGCTGATAATTCTTCTTATTCTCTTGAGGCTCATACAATTTCCCAGTGGTGGCGTCCTGATGTTCGTTGCCGATCAACTCTGTATCAAGATCGTCAGAGAGTGTTATCAATTGTTGACTGA